The sequence AAAAACCAATTTATAATGGCAACTCAGCACCATTTAAGAACTCCTTTAACTTCTATGAGAGGATATCTGGATTTAATCGGAGGAGGATCTTTTGGAAAAGTTCCCAAAAAATTAAAAGCAGTCCTAGAAAGATTTGAGGCCTCGACTGTTCGCCTCGTAAGAATGGTTAATGAATTTCTTGATATTTCCCAATTTCAGCTTGGTAAAGAAGTTGTCTTCTTAAGGCCAAAAGGAAAGATTGAGCCAATTCTTAAGGAAATGAAGGAAGAATTAAAATTCCAAGCCGATGATAAAGGAATAAGATTGAAAATAGAAAAACCAAAAACTCCTCTTCCTTTAATAAAGGCGGATATAGAGAAGCTTAAAGCGGCTTTCTTTAATATTGCTGACAATGCCATAAAATACACTCAAAAAGGAAGAGTTGAAATTACAACGGAAGTTTTAGATTCAAAATTAAGAGTATATGTAAAAGATACCGGAATAGGACTTTCTAAAGAAGAACAGGAAACCCTCTTTACCAAACTTTTTGAAAGAGGAACGGAAGCAAAGAAGGCCTTTTCAACAGGAAGAGGTATAGGCCTTTATCTTTCATATCAGATAGTAAAAGCCCATAATGGCAAGCTCTGGGCAGAGTCGGAAGGAAAAGGAAAAGGATCCACTTTTATATTTGAACTTCCAATAGATAAAGAAGGGTAAGATAAATTTTCAATATTTTTTATGAAGGCATTATTGACAATACCTTTATTTTGTGTTTAAATAGAAACGGCACCTAAAAACCAAGATATTGCAAAAGGAGACAAAGATGAAAAGAGTACGCTTTATAATAATAGCGATTCTTATCTTTTCTTTTGTTGGGCAAGGATTTGCCGAGAATATAAGAAGGAATCAAAAAGTAAAGCGTTATTTAGAACGGAGTCAAAAAAGATCATTTATTTATTATCCCGACAGTCAAGAGGCAAAGTTGATATTTAATAGCGATCTTCGTTATTTTTTAAATAACGGTCCTTATACGTCAATCACGATTTTTTCGTGGTCCTCACAGTTTAAACGCTGGGACCCTATTTTTAACGAATCCTTTAACCCAAAAGAAAGACATTATTCTTTCAAAAAAAGTTCTCCTTATGTAATTGTTGTTACAAATTATAATGGCGGCGATATTATCTTCTTACAGATAAAATAAACTGCCTTATTTATAAAAGAGGCCCCCCTGGTCTCTCTTTTTTTGAAAACTATTGACAAAATTCTTTGAGCGTGTATAATTCCTAGCGTGCGAATAACCTCTGTAAACTTTTAAGAGACAATTTTTGTGTATCTCTTTCTTTTTCTTTATTTTCAAAAGTAGCAATCTATAATTACCCAAAAAGCGAAAACGGGTAATTTTTGTTTTTATATCTTTAACATCTTTTTATGCAGAAAATAAAAAACTTTTCCAAAGCAAAAGTGTCGCTTCCCCTGCCTTATCTGCTTGAATTTCAAAGAGAGAATTGGCAGTGGCTTCTTAAAGAAGGGATTAAAGAAATTTTCGAAGAAATTTCTCCGATTCGCGACTATACGAAAAAAGAGATGGAACTTTGGTTTACCGATTATAAAATAAAGGCGCCAAAGTATGAAACTGATATTGAAGCCAAAAAGAACAGAGATTCTTTTGAGGCCTCTTTGCGCGTCAAAGTAAAACTTGTAAATTTAAAAACGAAAGAGGTTGACGAACAAGAGGTATTCTTAGCTGATTTGCCCCTTATGACAGAAAGGGGCACTTTTGTTGTAAACGGAGTGGAAAGGGTGGCGATATCTCAGCTTATCAGGCCTCCGGGCGTCTTTTTTACCAGAAGCAATGGAGGTTTTGGAGCAAAAGTAATTCCCAATAGAGGAGCATGGCTTGAATTTGAAACGGAAACATCGGGAGCTATTATCGTTAAAATAGACAGAAAGAGAAAGGTTGCTTCTACTGCTCTTCTTAGAGCTTTTGGCGCATGGAATGAAAATAACATAAGGGAGAATTTTCAAGATGTTGATAATGGAGATGTTTCATATATTGAAGAAACTCTTAAAAAAGATTCTTCAAAAAACCAGCAAGAGGCATTGATTGAGATATATAAAAGATTAAGACCCGGAGATCTTGTTACTCCGGAAACGGCAAAGGAACTTGCCGACAATACTTTTTTTAATTTTGAAAGATACGATATGTCCAAGGTGGGCAGGTGGAGAATAAGAAAAAGATTGCCGGAAACAAAAGACAAAAAAAGAGCGGACGAAGATATAACAAAAGAAGACAGAGTTCTTTCTCTTAATGACATAGTTGTAACATTAAGAGAGATAATTCGGCTTAACAATGATCCGGACGGAAAGCCGGATGAAATCGATCATCTTGGAAATAGAAGAGTCAGAACTTTAGCAGAGCTTCTTCAAGGGAGAATAAGAGTAGGCCTTATGAGAATGGAAAGGGTAATAAAAGACAAAATGTCCACAATGGAAGCCGGAGAAATTTCTTCTTCCCAGCTTATTAATCCCCGTCCCATTATGGCCGTAATTAAAGAATTTTTTACATCTTCCCAGCTTTGCCAGTTTATGGATAATGAAAATCCTCTTGCTGAACTGGAGCATAAAAGACGCCTTTCTGCTACCGGTCCGGGAGGTCTTACGAGACAAAGGGCGGGATTTGAAGTCAGAGACGTCCAGCCTTCTCATTATGGAAGAATTTGTCCAATTCAAACGCCTGAAGGTCCGAATATCGGACTTGTAAATCATCTTGCCGGATATGCTAAAATTAATCCTTTCGGATTTATAGAAACGCCTTATTACAAAGTGGATAAGGGAAAAATACTTTCAAAAATAGAATATTTTAACGCATTTGAAGAAGAAAAATATAATATTGCCCATGGAGGAGTGGAAGTTGACGATAGCAACAATATTATTCCTCAAAAAGTGGAAGCTCGCATAAAAGGAGAGCCCGGACTGATTGATAAGTCGCAAATCGATTACATTGACGTTTCTCCTCAACAATTTATTTCAATAGGGACTTCTCTTGTTCCTTTTCTGCAAAATGACGATGCAAACAGAGCCCTTATGGGATCAAATATGCAGCGCCAATCCGTTCCTTTAATAAAGCCGGATGTTCCTTTGGTTATGACCGGATCCGAAGAAAGGGTAGCCAAAGATTCCGGACAGGCAGTTGTAGCAGATGACGATGGTACAATAGTTGAAGTGGATGCCAATGCTATAAAATTAAAAACAAAAAAAGGAGCCGTAAAAGAATATGTTTTAAGAACATTTGTCGGCACAAACCAATATACTTGTTTTCATCAAAGGCCTCTTGTGCAAAAAAACCAGACGGTTAAAAAAGGAGAGGTTATTGCCGATGGCGGTTCAATATCAGACGGATTTCTCTCTTTGGGGAAAAACGCTCTTGTTGCTTTTTTGTCTTGGCAAGGACAGACATATGAAGACGCCATAGTTATTTCAGAAGAGCTTGTAAAAGACGATTATTATACCTCCATACACATTGAAACTTTTTCTTGCGATGTTAGAGAAACAAAGCTTGGTCCGGAAGTGACAACTTGCGATATTCCAAATGTTTCGGAAGAAAAATTAAAAGATTTGGATGAAGAAGGAATTATTCGCCTTGGAGCAAAAGTCGGACCAAATGATATTCTAGTCGGCAAAATTTCTCCAAAAGGAGAAGCCGGTCTTACTGCGGAAGAAAGATTGCTCAGGGCTATTTTTGGAGAAAAAGCCAGAGACGTAAAAGACACATCTCTTCTGATGGAGCATGGCAAAAGAGGCAGAGTAGTTGGGGTGAAAGTTTTTACAAGAGAAAGCGGACACAGACTTGAGCCGGGAGTGATAAAAAGAATAGAAGTGGAAGTTGCTGAAATGAGAAAAATCCAGGCCGGAGACAAGCTTGCTGGAAGACATGGTAATAAGGGAGTTATTGCAAAAGTTGTTCCTGTTGAAGAAATGCCCTTTTTGGAAGACGGCACTCCTGTGCAAATTCTTTTGAATCCTTTAGGAGTTGCTTCAAGAATGAATCTGGGGCAGATATTGGAAACTCACCTTGGGCTTGCCGCAAAAAAACTTGGATATCATGCCGTTACTCCTTCAATGTCCGGAGCCCAGGAAGAAGATATCAAAGCGGAGCTTAAAAAGGCCGGATATGATGAAAGCGGAAAAGTTACTCTTTATGATGGGAAAACGGGCTTGCCGTTTCCCGAAAAAATATCAGTTGGGTATATGTATGTAATGAAACTTATCCATATGGTTACCGATAAGATTCATATGAGATCGATAGGCCCCTATTCTTTAATTACTCAGCAGCCTCTTGGGGGAAAAGCCCAGTTTGGAGGCCAGCGTTTCGGAGAGATGGAAGTGTGGGCTCTTCAAGGTTATGGCGCTGCTTATACTCTTCAGGAAATGCTTACTATTAAATCAGACGATGTTCAGGGAAGAGCGGCAACTTATGAAGCAATATTAAAGGGAATTCCGATAAAAAGTCCCCATTTGCCGGCTTCTTTCAATCTTCTTGTGAATGAACTGAAATCGCTATCCCTTGGAATAGAAATAAAAGGAAATATTAATCCTAAAGAATAGTTCTCGCATTTTATTTTACAATAATCATTAAAAAATTATGAATGTTATTGACCTTGAATCAATCAGAATCAAAATTGCTTCTCCCGATGATATACTTACTTGGGGAAAAGGAGAGGTTTTAAAACCGGAAACAGTAAATTACAGGACGCAAAAAGCGGAGAAGGACGGTCTTTTTTGCGAAAAGATTTTTGGTCCGGAGAAAGATTATGAATGCTACTGCGGAAAGTATAAAAGAATAAGATACAAGGGAATTATTTGCGACAGATGCGGAGTGGAAGTTACAAAATCTTCCGTAAGAAGAGAAAGAATGGGATATATCAAGCTTGCCTCCCCTGTTTCTCATATTTGGTTTTTGAGAGGAATACCTTCAAGAATAGGGATGATTTTGGATATTTCAATGCAGCAGCTTGAAAAAGTCATTTATTTTGCTGCATATATTATCACAAACGTAAACGAAGATTTGCAGAAAAATATTCTTTCCGAGATTGACAAGGAATACAAGATGAAAAGCAAGAATGTTGAAGCGGGAAAAAAGAAAGAAGATATTCTTTTGGAATTAAAGGAAGCAAAAGCAAAAGCAAAAGAAGAAATTTTAGGCATTAAAAAGCTAAGAGTAATATCTGAGATAGAATATTACGATCTTTCTTTAAAGTACGGAGAGATTTTTGAAGCCGGAACAGGAGCGGAGACATTAAGAAAAATAATGGAAAAAATTGATTTGAAAGAAGAGGTGGAAAAGATGAAAAAGAAAAAAGTGTCTCCGGCAAACAAGAAAAAGGCCCTTATGAGATTGAAAACTTTTCAAGGAATGATTAAGGCGGGAATAAGGCCGGAATGGATGTTTTTAACTGTTATTCCTGTTCTTCCTCCTGATTTAAGGCCAATGGTTCAGCTTGATGGCGGAAGATACGCCTCTTCAGACCTTAATGACCTTTATCGCAGAGTCATAAATAGAAATAACCGCTTAAAGCACCTTATTAGTATTTTTGCTCCGGAAGTGATTATAAGAAATGAAAAGAGAATGCTTCAGGAAGCAGTTGATGCGCTTATTGATAATGGCATGAGAAAAGGAATACTAACTACGGCAACGACAGGCGGAAGGCGGCTGTTAAAGTCCTTGGCAGATATGCTCAAAGGAAAACAAGGAAGATTCAGGCAAAATCTTTTAGGAAAAAGAGTTGACTATTCAGGAAGGTCGGTGATTGTAGTTGGGCCGGAATTGCGCCTTCATCAATGCGGTTTGCCAAAGAAAATGGCCTTGGAACTTTTCAAACCGTTTGTGATAAAAGAAATACTTCAGAAAGAACTTGCTTTCAATGTAAGAGGGGCTTCGCGCTTAATTGAACAGGAAATTGATGAAGTTTGGGAAATATTAGAGCAAGTTGTTGAAGGAAGGGTTGTTCTTTTAAACAGAGCTCCTACTCTTCACCGTCTTGGAATACAGGCCTTCCAGCCGGTGCTTATTGAAGGAGAGGCCTTAAAAATACATCCTTTGGTTTGCAGAGCTTTTAATGCCGACTTTGACGGAGACCAGATGGCGGTCCATGTTCCTCTTAGCGAGGAAGCTCAAAAAGAAGCGAGAGAAATAATGCTTTCTGCAAATAATCTTTTAAAGCCGGCTACCGGAACGCCGGTTGTCACTCCGAGCCAGGATATAGTTCTCGGATGCTATTGGCTTACAAAGATAAAACCGAATGAAAAGGGAGAAGGAAAAGCATTTTCCGGAGTTGAAGAACTGATTATGTCGGAAGAATTTAAGGGAGTAAATATTAGAGCCAAAGTCAAGGTTCTTTTAAATGGAGAAGTAAAAGAAACATCGCTTGGCAGAATTTTATTCAATGAAACTCTTCCTTTGGAATTTCCTTATGTTGAAGACACGATAAGCTCTAAAAAGCTTGATAAAATTGTAGGAGAAATTATTGAAAATTACGGAGAAAAAGTGGCTGAAGAAACTTTGGATAAGATAAAAAACCTTGGGTTTAAATATGCCACTCTTTCGGGAATTACATGGGGAATGGATGATTTGACTGTTCCCAAGGAAAAAGAAGGAATATTGGAAAAAGCAGAAAAAGAAATAGAAATTGTTGACAGCCATTTTAAAAAGGGCCTTCTTTCGAGAGAAGAAAAAAAGGGAAAAGCCATAGAAGTTTGGACAAAAGCAAAATCGGAAATTGAGAAACTTGTTCCAAAAACCCTTGATGAATTCGGTTCAATATTTGCGATTATTGATGCCGGAGCAAAAGGTTCTTGGAGCCAGCCAACTCAGATGGCCGGAATGAAAGGTCTTGTGATAAATCCGGCGAGCGAAATTATAGAACTTCCGATAAGAAGCTCTTATAAAGAAGGTTTTGACGTTTTGGAATACTTTATATCAACCCATGGAGCCAGAAAAGGAACTGCCGATACCGCTCTTAGAACTTCAACTGCAGGTTATCTTACAAGGCGCCTTGTTGATGTTGCCCAGGATATTATAGTGAATAAGGAGGATTGCAAAGACGAAACGGGCATAGAAGTTTTTAAAAAGGATTCAGACGAAATAGGCCAGAGCTTTGTTTTCAAAATAGTTGGCAGGGTTGTTCTTGAAGATGTTAAATCGGGCAATAAAGTTCTTGTTAAAAAAGGAGAGATAATTGATTGGAAAAAAGCAAGAATTATTTTGGAAAAAGAAGATATTTTATCTTTTAAAGTCCGTTCTCCGATGACTTGCAAAACGATAAGAGGCATTTGTAAAAAGTGTTATGGTTGGGATTTGGGGAAGAATAAGCTGGTTGAAATGGGTTCTGCTGTTGGAACCGTGGCGGCTCAGGCGATAGGAGAGCCGGGAACCCAGCTTACAATGAGAACTTTCCATACAGGAGGAGTTGCAGGAGGACTTGATATAACCCTCGGTCTTCCCAGAGTTGATGAAATTTTTGAAGCCAGAAGCCCGA comes from Candidatus Paceibacterota bacterium and encodes:
- a CDS encoding HAMP domain-containing sensor histidine kinase, giving the protein KNQFIMATQHHLRTPLTSMRGYLDLIGGGSFGKVPKKLKAVLERFEASTVRLVRMVNEFLDISQFQLGKEVVFLRPKGKIEPILKEMKEELKFQADDKGIRLKIEKPKTPLPLIKADIEKLKAAFFNIADNAIKYTQKGRVEITTEVLDSKLRVYVKDTGIGLSKEEQETLFTKLFERGTEAKKAFSTGRGIGLYLSYQIVKAHNGKLWAESEGKGKGSTFIFELPIDKEG
- a CDS encoding DNA-directed RNA polymerase subunit beta, yielding MQKIKNFSKAKVSLPLPYLLEFQRENWQWLLKEGIKEIFEEISPIRDYTKKEMELWFTDYKIKAPKYETDIEAKKNRDSFEASLRVKVKLVNLKTKEVDEQEVFLADLPLMTERGTFVVNGVERVAISQLIRPPGVFFTRSNGGFGAKVIPNRGAWLEFETETSGAIIVKIDRKRKVASTALLRAFGAWNENNIRENFQDVDNGDVSYIEETLKKDSSKNQQEALIEIYKRLRPGDLVTPETAKELADNTFFNFERYDMSKVGRWRIRKRLPETKDKKRADEDITKEDRVLSLNDIVVTLREIIRLNNDPDGKPDEIDHLGNRRVRTLAELLQGRIRVGLMRMERVIKDKMSTMEAGEISSSQLINPRPIMAVIKEFFTSSQLCQFMDNENPLAELEHKRRLSATGPGGLTRQRAGFEVRDVQPSHYGRICPIQTPEGPNIGLVNHLAGYAKINPFGFIETPYYKVDKGKILSKIEYFNAFEEEKYNIAHGGVEVDDSNNIIPQKVEARIKGEPGLIDKSQIDYIDVSPQQFISIGTSLVPFLQNDDANRALMGSNMQRQSVPLIKPDVPLVMTGSEERVAKDSGQAVVADDDGTIVEVDANAIKLKTKKGAVKEYVLRTFVGTNQYTCFHQRPLVQKNQTVKKGEVIADGGSISDGFLSLGKNALVAFLSWQGQTYEDAIVISEELVKDDYYTSIHIETFSCDVRETKLGPEVTTCDIPNVSEEKLKDLDEEGIIRLGAKVGPNDILVGKISPKGEAGLTAEERLLRAIFGEKARDVKDTSLLMEHGKRGRVVGVKVFTRESGHRLEPGVIKRIEVEVAEMRKIQAGDKLAGRHGNKGVIAKVVPVEEMPFLEDGTPVQILLNPLGVASRMNLGQILETHLGLAAKKLGYHAVTPSMSGAQEEDIKAELKKAGYDESGKVTLYDGKTGLPFPEKISVGYMYVMKLIHMVTDKIHMRSIGPYSLITQQPLGGKAQFGGQRFGEMEVWALQGYGAAYTLQEMLTIKSDDVQGRAATYEAILKGIPIKSPHLPASFNLLVNELKSLSLGIEIKGNINPKE
- the rpoC gene encoding DNA-directed RNA polymerase subunit beta', which codes for MNVIDLESIRIKIASPDDILTWGKGEVLKPETVNYRTQKAEKDGLFCEKIFGPEKDYECYCGKYKRIRYKGIICDRCGVEVTKSSVRRERMGYIKLASPVSHIWFLRGIPSRIGMILDISMQQLEKVIYFAAYIITNVNEDLQKNILSEIDKEYKMKSKNVEAGKKKEDILLELKEAKAKAKEEILGIKKLRVISEIEYYDLSLKYGEIFEAGTGAETLRKIMEKIDLKEEVEKMKKKKVSPANKKKALMRLKTFQGMIKAGIRPEWMFLTVIPVLPPDLRPMVQLDGGRYASSDLNDLYRRVINRNNRLKHLISIFAPEVIIRNEKRMLQEAVDALIDNGMRKGILTTATTGGRRLLKSLADMLKGKQGRFRQNLLGKRVDYSGRSVIVVGPELRLHQCGLPKKMALELFKPFVIKEILQKELAFNVRGASRLIEQEIDEVWEILEQVVEGRVVLLNRAPTLHRLGIQAFQPVLIEGEALKIHPLVCRAFNADFDGDQMAVHVPLSEEAQKEAREIMLSANNLLKPATGTPVVTPSQDIVLGCYWLTKIKPNEKGEGKAFSGVEELIMSEEFKGVNIRAKVKVLLNGEVKETSLGRILFNETLPLEFPYVEDTISSKKLDKIVGEIIENYGEKVAEETLDKIKNLGFKYATLSGITWGMDDLTVPKEKEGILEKAEKEIEIVDSHFKKGLLSREEKKGKAIEVWTKAKSEIEKLVPKTLDEFGSIFAIIDAGAKGSWSQPTQMAGMKGLVINPASEIIELPIRSSYKEGFDVLEYFISTHGARKGTADTALRTSTAGYLTRRLVDVAQDIIVNKEDCKDETGIEVFKKDSDEIGQSFVFKIVGRVVLEDVKSGNKVLVKKGEIIDWKKARIILEKEDILSFKVRSPMTCKTIRGICKKCYGWDLGKNKLVEMGSAVGTVAAQAIGEPGTQLTMRTFHTGGVAGGLDITLGLPRVDEIFEARSPKGKADISEVDGKVTEISDKGVIKVEGEGQTIEYKTPFKVSLLIRKGDLVTKGQKLYEGNVDLKELFKMKGKEETQNHILREIQNIYSSQGALIHDKHIEVMIKQMFSRVKIKDPGDSLFVIGDVVEKSRVLEENERLKKEKKNIIKTSSVLLGISRVSLSTDSFLSAASFQETSRVLIKASLEGKEDKLRGLKENVIIGRMIPVGTGFKKARTD